Proteins from a single region of Mucilaginibacter daejeonensis:
- a CDS encoding TonB-dependent receptor: MIRTYHYIALATALTFSFTATQAQTQPKKTTTKPAAKATTKPAAKPAAKIGEAAAKVKQDTTKKGGTAGNTPDNNGGSLSEEIVVTTVYKPVLADAVKIRRNPNLEDTQPYKAPLTYATLDKRLDRNSDIRQLEAMKMPVERDSIPLNNFARAGFGSLRTLFGEAYVNNGADQALQMGAYAKYFGQQGTALTKQNQDRAEVGVFGKTIGDVHTLNGRINYLRRSNYYYGYDNTLTTAPIDPAKQHFNTISAEGELTRNFQDTERAFTYAAKLSGYAFSNAYQGRENNVILSGFLNQTIKQFYAGLGASLDVANQKDYQYSLNNSLFRANPYLKFQGEKYKIDAGVNIVQEFGFSSRFFVFPAAKLEFQVLPKYVRLFAEAKGDINRTSLRSLSEDNPFIGQNINIKNSVDRLDVTVGLKGQLFPGMGFKAAVFRNEVKDLPLFVSNVQAAISGQPATPGDPVPVGNNRFNLIYDNGLSHITGFNGELDYKASDDLNIFGRVEVRDYKLKSEAEAWNLPKFRLTAGTAIHINNKIDINGSLLFRGATKDRIAGNQVVTLSSFADVSGGVNYKATKKLSVFVQANNILNTKYQTWLYYPNYAFNIFGGLGYSF, translated from the coding sequence ATGATCAGAACATATCATTATATAGCGCTTGCAACTGCTTTAACGTTCAGTTTTACGGCCACGCAGGCACAAACGCAACCTAAAAAGACCACGACTAAACCCGCGGCAAAAGCCACGACCAAACCTGCTGCAAAACCCGCCGCCAAGATCGGGGAGGCAGCAGCTAAGGTTAAACAAGACACCACTAAAAAAGGTGGAACCGCGGGCAATACGCCTGATAACAACGGAGGGAGCCTTTCGGAAGAGATCGTTGTGACCACCGTATACAAGCCAGTACTGGCCGATGCGGTGAAGATACGCCGTAACCCCAACCTTGAGGATACCCAGCCATACAAAGCTCCGCTCACCTATGCTACGTTAGACAAGCGCCTCGACCGCAACAGCGATATACGCCAGTTAGAGGCCATGAAGATGCCGGTGGAACGTGATTCCATTCCGCTCAATAACTTCGCAAGGGCCGGCTTTGGTAGCCTGCGCACCTTATTTGGCGAGGCTTACGTGAACAACGGCGCCGACCAAGCGCTTCAAATGGGCGCTTATGCCAAGTACTTTGGCCAACAGGGAACGGCGCTCACCAAACAGAACCAGGACCGTGCCGAGGTTGGCGTTTTTGGTAAGACCATTGGCGATGTACATACGCTGAACGGTCGCATCAACTACCTGCGCCGCAGCAACTACTACTATGGTTATGATAACACGCTTACCACTGCGCCTATCGACCCGGCCAAGCAGCACTTCAACACCATCAGTGCCGAAGGCGAACTGACCCGCAATTTCCAAGATACTGAGCGAGCATTCACCTATGCGGCTAAACTGAGCGGCTACGCATTTAGCAACGCTTACCAGGGGCGCGAGAACAACGTAATATTAAGTGGCTTCCTGAACCAAACCATCAAGCAATTTTATGCCGGGCTGGGTGCCTCGTTAGATGTTGCCAACCAAAAGGACTACCAATATTCACTGAACAACAGCTTGTTTAGGGCCAACCCTTACCTAAAGTTCCAGGGCGAAAAGTATAAGATCGATGCAGGGGTGAACATCGTACAGGAGTTCGGTTTTTCGAGCCGTTTCTTTGTGTTCCCTGCCGCCAAGCTGGAGTTCCAGGTGCTGCCTAAATATGTACGTCTGTTCGCAGAGGCTAAGGGTGATATCAACCGTACATCTTTACGCTCTTTGTCAGAAGACAACCCATTCATCGGTCAGAACATCAACATTAAGAACTCGGTTGACAGGCTTGACGTTACCGTTGGTTTGAAAGGTCAACTCTTCCCGGGCATGGGCTTTAAGGCGGCCGTTTTCCGCAACGAGGTAAAAGATCTGCCACTGTTCGTGAGCAATGTACAAGCCGCTATCAGCGGTCAGCCTGCAACCCCGGGTGACCCTGTACCGGTAGGCAACAACCGCTTTAATTTGATCTATGACAATGGCCTCTCGCACATCACCGGCTTCAATGGCGAGCTGGATTACAAAGCCTCTGACGACCTCAACATATTTGGCCGTGTAGAAGTAAGAGACTATAAGCTTAAGAGCGAGGCCGAGGCCTGGAACCTGCCAAAGTTCCGCCTTACTGCCGGTACCGCCATCCATATCAATAATAAGATCGATATCAATGGCTCGTTACTGTTCCGTGGTGCCACTAAGGACCGCATTGCCGGTAACCAGGTGGTCACCCTCAGTTCATTTGCTGATGTGAGCGGCGGCGTTAACTACAAAGCCACCAAAAAACTGTCGGTATTCGTTCAGGCCAATAATATCCTGAACACCAAATACCAGACCTGG